A window of the Cicer arietinum cultivar CDC Frontier isolate Library 1 chromosome 6, Cicar.CDCFrontier_v2.0, whole genome shotgun sequence genome harbors these coding sequences:
- the LOC101509115 gene encoding two-component response regulator ARR10-like, with protein sequence MSSHYSTNSVTEAITKGASDYWIKPLEERDFQTMWKHVVKGLIINENQNMNGIFHINNKRGREQVDVPKQTIDENHSHNDDYPSPAKKFRWSWTQQLHNQFVTVVNELGLENAKPKKILKIMDVPGLTREHIASHLQQRVSWFKFVDCI encoded by the exons ATGTCTTCTCATTACTCTACAAATTCTGTCACGGAGGCTATCACAAAAGGGGCTTCTGATTATTGGATTAAGCCATTGGAAGAACGAGACTTCCAGACTATGTGGAAGCATGTCGTAAAAGGActtattattaatgaaaatcaaaatatgaaCGGCATCTTCCATATCAACAACAAACGGGGGAGAGAACAAGTCGATGTTCCAAAGCAAACAATTGATGAAAACCATAGTCATAATGATGATTATCCATCCCCGGCAAAGAAGTTCCGGTGGTCATGGACTCAACAGTTGCATAATCAATTTGTAACAGTGGTCAATGAATTAGGCCTTGAAA ATGCAAAGCCcaaaaaaatactcaaaataatgGATGTTCCTGGTTTAACCCGAGAACACATTGCTAGCCATTTGCAG